From Helicoverpa zea isolate HzStark_Cry1AcR chromosome 12, ilHelZeax1.1, whole genome shotgun sequence:
ACAACTAAACGCAACTTCAGATTACAATACTCTGAGGAAATTGCAGATGTGTCCGACTACTGCGACTGCTTTCGAATTAATGAAGTTATAATGCTTTCTGATAACGAATGAAACATGCGTTAGAACTAGAAAAACTTGAACTTTGTTCTTCTCTAATGATATATTAGATATTCGGATTTCCCCTGCTGATGCTATTTATTGAAGGAAGGCGATACGAGCGTTATCGGATTTGAACTCTGGGCACCTTTGAATAATGCTACTTATTACTTCTTTACACGTGTACTAAAACGaccacattttaaataaaacaaagaatgcATGCAATGCAGTAAAACAGTTTATTATAAAGTGGCTTTTCAGTTCGCACCGCTGACTTcaagacattaaaaaaatattatgaaaaactacTAAACACAAACAGCCGCCACACGCCATGCAATTCCTCGCCCCTCTCTCCCTTACTAGAACTGTTAGAGCCTACCTAAAATTCTCTACCTCAGTAAACCTGTTAGAGCCGACGGTTACGCCTTAAGCCTTCTTCGTCCGAGTCCATTATGATACTGCATGgaaaggttaaaaaaaattgcgaccACCCTTTTGTGGCCGCTTCTTGCATtttatagtccccaggccggcgaacaaatttctTTGTGATACATacaagactttgtgagtgccttccttacgatgagtccgacaaacttttctaaTGAGCAAAGTTTGACGCTGCTGCGTTTTtgaatgcttgactcctggaattgtcgatatgacgtcactgtggcTCTTCGTACACACAAGTTTgattttttgaaatatgtttaataaagttactttCAATATTGTGGTAAGCTtatccgacaaagatcatgctgcatatggagtgtccaccgtccggaaagtgtagataagtgtattttaaagatttagtataaagtactgacaattggtgtgaagtatgttaaaaggaaatgttgcatttagaaagtcgatTCGAATGATTTATGAatattactacaggagggatttattaacttgaaaacacctatcgataaaataatcttatataaccTCACGtttgggccccacgtttttattttagtctaatatgaccgggaccacctacgtaggttgataggtaattaactatttatttattttctagttttcagtgcacatgaaataaaaccgtttaacttaaaagtttttttttccgattttttattttctggtttttagtatttaatgaaaatgccaaggtaccgaatattcctcattctatttaattcatttagtgcatcattattacatgGTTTCTTTCCTGATAATTTATtgcaatctaattcctcaatacatagcccttccagagaCTTGAcaacccatgttgatgggattgataaaacctaagttatccgccattttgaagagaccgccatcttggattttaattttatacagtacattgtattctactgttTGAGCACTTTCATTTGAAACCCATATTGATGGCATTGATAAAACcaacgttatccgccattttgtagcggccgccattttggatttataatgataatgaataaaaataattgtattgtcaCCAAAATCCAAAGTGtttacaaaatttcagattaatcgaaGAGGTTGACATTTGAATTACTGaagacccaagaataaataataataaaacaaacggggtgagctaaaaccgtttaaaaacattGCCGATCTTCATTGATCGATGAAATTACGAACTTCCTAATGTTCCGTTGGAGGGAATTTTCCGGTACTTATTGCATGCGCTTAATCCTTTATTCAATTTAAGCCTTATTATTATCTACTCCTGTTCTcactaattaagtttttttttatcgattaacAGGGAACTTACCAAAGGACTGAACAGCCGTTGCAGATAGGGCAACCAGTGCCAACACAGAGCGCATTCTACTCATTCTGTGTCGACAACCAGACAACACTAGTTTCAAAACGTGCGAGTGTGAACGCGGCCGCACCCGGTGACTACTCTCAGTAAATTGAAATAACTGGTGATCAACAAGGAAATTCACTTGTTTTTCAGGTCCTGTGTTTAAAACTTCGGTTACTCAGACGTCCATAAATAAGATAATATAACACCATAAATGGATTAGCAGGCTCATGTTTACTAAGCCTcttctacaaaaatataaaccgcAACTCTGGATATCTCGAAGCTATTTATACATAGTTcaacttaatatattttaagaatgTGTGACATCGCATcatatttatatgtaggtaccgtAGGTACATACTACAAAAGATAGACTTTCGGTTCAAAAAGAAACAGTTCACAATAGATCAGAAAAAttgctcttttgttttaaaagacaCTAATGAACAAgatttaataaagaattgacATGTTATTGTTATTATCCGCAGTCACCGTCGTTTACGGTGTTGCTGGTCTGGCTGTACCTAAGAATTAGAGGTCGCTAACAGTAAGTTCGGTTTCAAAAAGACCGGACAATCCGCTAGTTAGGAAGCGCTCGTAGGTTGAGACTTGAGACCATATCGATCGATAAATGCAGTTTTGTGGCAATTACAAGCTGTTTTTATTGAGTAAGACAAAGATTACACAAAATAAGGCACTTGCATACCGATTGAAATCTTATTCAGATTCTACTTCAAAATTTACAATGAATTTGCCATTCACTTTTCGCCGATTAAACAACAAATCGACCAAAGTATAGTTTTTATCCCCTGAACTGAACGTAGGGCTAACTGTGTCATTTTTGATAGCTTCACATCTGGAACCACGGTAATTTAAACTGCATTGGCAGAGTGGTTCATTCTCTTCAGTAAAGTAACAAACACCGTTGTTCAGACAGTAATTGAAGCACATTTTGATGTCGCACCTCGCTCCAGAATAACCAGAATCACATCTGAAACAAAAACCGTGTTAAAGAGAGAGAAGGATCATCGATAACCACCAGTGGCAGGAGCTTCAAAATATACTTTACCCGCAAGAGGGTTCCCCCTCATCACTGACACTACAGGTGCCGTGGTTGCAATAGTTCTGGCAGACTGACACATCGCATCTCTCGCCGATGTAGCCAGGCGCGCATATGCAAGATGTGGCATTAGCCTTCTCACCATGAACACAAATAATTTTTTCGTTTAGTAATGCAGTCATCACATCTTTACATTTCTCTTTTCCATGAATTTGTTCTTCAGTCGTATACCTGGCAACAATGCCGGAGGGCGCCTcagtaaaatgtaaaatatttttcaatgattccgttatttgaaatttttaatGTTTCCAAACAGCGTGTGTGCCCTCGTCTATAAGGTAAATTAAATCTCTCGAAACGGTTAATGCATTTGGTTTAAAATCAGTTCCAGAATCACCAGATATTAACTCCGTCTTACTTCCATCCAATTCCGTACTGAATATTCTATATTTCTTGTTGCGTGTATTATCAGCCCAGAACATTTTCAACGTCTGTTGGTCGATGGCCAAGCTAACCGAATCGTTAATACTTTCGTCAATTAGAACCTCCTTCTCAGTACCATCAAATCGAACTCTCTCTATTGTGGGCTTCGTAGAGTTTGTCTTCGTCCAGTAGACATACCTGAAACGGTTACAGATTTATAAAAGTATTTGATTTCTCACCGGGAATAAGAAGCGttgtggaaaatatatttttgaatgtttttcaTGAGAAAGTACATAACTAAGGCAATTTACGTAAGCTTTGCTATTTCACAACCTATGGTACGGTAATTTATGAAGAAATGACACCTTTCGTTACATAGTACCtgggtgaatttcccgggaccaaaaattgcgtggcatcgatgaaatcggtactaaaaatcattgttataatattctaatatttttttctaagtaggtgaaatagtaatctatgtgtagcactaaatattttgttaataggattaattggttctccaaaaaaaaaaagttaaacctcaaaatctttcattgccgtgtttgtccacacgtcaccttgatgtgtactagaccttattgataaaaatgtattagttatttatattaaaacctacttttatttgattcgtgaatagttaaagtattgttacggactacatttgttcaaatatttaaacaatcccaggcaagattttttaaaggagAAAGGGGCCTGAAGATACACTTAGGCAAAGTCCACAAGATGCAGAGTGTATCTCAGTGCCCCTTGACCCCTCAAGTTACTACACCTCCAACAAACTATCTCCTCTGGAACTCactttcaaaactaaaaagtaacaCCCCCATACTCAAAAGAGTGCCCAGGGGTGCAAGGCGGACTGTTGCGTCAAGTCTGGCCCAATTCGTCCGCCTCGCAACCCTGGAAAATTCAGAAAGCGCCTGGGAACAGTTGCTTACCCTTCCCTACCGCATCCTACATGTTGACAAAactcagataaataaaaaatcattaaccaagcaaattaaactaaattgcaGCCTTTCGACCTCCATTTTCGTCCCAGACACTTCAGTAAATTCCAAATTCACCTCCAAGGACTTGTGTCAACATGTAGAGAATAAATTAAGCGAGGGTGACATAAGGGGTGCTGCTAGGATCCTTTTCAGCAGCGATGTGGTGGCGCCGTACTCTCCAGAAACACTTgccgctctggagagtaaacacccggCTCCCTCGGATGACCTCACTTTCCCCGACCCTCCAGATCTAAATTCCAACCACCTCACCGTTACAGCCCAACAAGTAGCTGGAGCCATAGCTTCTTTCAGGACCGGCTCTGCCGGCGGCCTCGACGGCCTGAGCCCTCAACATCTGAAGGATCTTGTAGGTTCGGGCGCTGGGGAAGCTGTTGAGTCGCTTCTGAGGGAACTTACGGCTCTAGTTAATCTTATGCTCTCCGGCGGTGTGAACAATGCCGTCGTGGACGTGCTTTACGGAGCGAACTTATGTGCGCTCCGTAAAAAGGACGGCGGCATTCGTCCCATTGCCGTAGGGTGTACATACAGGCGTATGGCAGCCAAAATGTGTTGCAAGCACTATCATGACATGCTTGCTaacaaatttcagcccctgcaaCTCGGATTTGGTTCGAAAGGGGGCTGTGAGGCTGCTATACATGCTTTCTCCACATTTTTAGACTCAAAAAAAGGTGAGGTCATCCTTAAGGTTGACATAAAGAACGCTTTTAATTCTGTTAACAGGGACACCTTGTTGGCCGAggctaaaaaataattacccgAAATTTATAGTTACCTTTGGCAATGTTACAGGcacccttctaaattactatacaAGGACCATGTTTTGGAATCTGCAGTTGGATGCCAACAGGGTGACCCCCTTGGGCCGGTCATTTTCAGCTTGGCTATTCACCCCATAATAGAgaaactaaattcaaaatttaacgcTTGGTATTTGGATGACGGGACCCTAGGAGGAGATAGAGAAACTGTTTACCAAGACCTCATattcctaaaagaaaaatttcattCGATTGGACTGGatctaaatttatcaaaatgtgaaatttttgttcctgacatcccggacagacagacagtcatatcaaaatttaatgtcatagcacctcaaattaaaattctggacgaaacatcattgcacctcctaggttcacctattttggaagaaagtttcacaacattcatagataacaaaatttcaaattttaatgacatttcggatagactttttaaaattaatcttcattcggcttttaccttagtaaaatactgttgttttggcccaaaatttatatacaaccttcgctcctctcccttatggaagcagccacatcttttagacagaattgaccaaattatccgttctacttttacatctgtttttaatttggccttggacgaccgagcgtggcttcaagccacccttccgatcagattcggtggcctcggtgtccgcaaaatttccagtttaagtctaccggcgttcctatcctcggtctgcggcactaaggagttgaccagaaaaaatttagccccttcactggtcgattctgaggtgccgtgtctcactgatggcatgaacgcctggaaagtggcttgcccaaacacagccttccctgacaacccggcttcccagagacagtgggacgagccgctctgcagattgacgagaaataaactaattgaaacatctgtcaatactgctgagcgtgcccgcctactggctgtgagagagtgggagtcagggttatggcttcacgcactgccgtcacccagcgttgggaccatgctgggtgacactacattccggctGAAATGAAATTCCGGCcggttatgaaataaaaacgtatCAATTTGATGATGCGTTTGTTAGTTATGTTAAGCAATAttctaaattattcaaaaaggtTTGTAATATGGCAAAATCTAAATTCATAAGCGACACTATTAAAAAGTctaataataaagttaaaactacatggaaaataataaataacgaaacTGGTAAATCGGTCAGTCATGAAAAGAAGTTTGAAATCCTAGTCGATAACAAACTTGTTAGTCATGCGGACGACGTAGCAAAAGCCTTTAACGAGTTCTTTGCCGATATACCCATAGCTACAACTCGCTCCTTAAATTCTTCTTCGACTGATGCTGAGAAGCTTTTGCGTAGTAGTGTACCCAAGTGTGACTTCTTATTCAAGTTTAAGCATGTAACGCCGCATGACGTCATCAATGTCTTCAAAACTCTTAAGTCAAAAAACACCGGTGATTACTGGGGTATTTCCACTAAACTTTTAAGTAATATCATTGACATTGTTGCTCCCTATCTAGCTGTTACATTCAATAAATGCGTTGATGCGGGTGTATTTCCCGACCTCATGAAACAAAGTAAAGTCGTTCCCTTGTTTAAATCAGGAACCAAGTCGGATATTGGTAACTTTAGACCAATTTCAATTCTACCTgcgtttagtaaaatatttgaaaagttaatactcaagcagttgctcagttattttaatgtaaattgccTCCTCCATAgcgaacaatatggctttactaGAGGTCGTTCGACTACTGATGCTGGTGTTgctcttttaaaacatatttttaatgcatggGAAAACTCTCAAAACGCAATTGGAGTCTTTTGCGACCTCTCCAAAGCATTTGATTGCGTTCAACATGACACACTTTTACGCAAGTTACGTTATTACGGCGTTCAAAACGGAGCTTTAAACGTCatagaatcatatttaaatcaTAGATTGCAATGCGTAGACATAAACGGTGTCAAATCTTCAGGCCTACCAGTTCAATTAGGCGTGCCGCAGGGTTCTATTCTAGGTcctttcttattcttagtgtatataaatgatttaccattccatttgaaaaatatatgtgatgtagtattatttgcagatgatacatctctcattttcaaagttgataggaatagacaGCAATTTGATGACGTGAACAATGCACTCTCcttagttacgcactggtttacagcaaataatttagttcttaatgctaaaaaaaccaAATGTGTTAAGTTCACCTTGCCTAATGTAAAACACTTAGGACCTAAGATTatcctaaataatgaagttcttgaaactgtgaagtcaacagtgtttctgggaataacagttgatgcaaagctacagtggggctcacatatatctagcctcgcgggtagacttagttctgctgcctacgccgtcagaaaagtaagacaattcactgacgtagacacagctcgactagtctattttagttattttcattgcgttatgtcctacggtattctactgtggggcaaagctgcagatatagaaaacattttcgtattacagaaacgagctgttcgtgcaatatataagttaggtagcaagcattccttaagggaactttttaaagaaataggtatccttactgtggcatcgcaattcatccttgctaacatattatacattaggcagaatattcatcactacaccaagaaaagtgatgtccacagtatcaacactaggaacaagcataaactgtgcgtacccattcacaggcttcacaaggtgcatggaacatttatggggcttggtattcgattttataataaacttcctcagtcgtttttagaattgccttttgataaatttaaagtgcaGATCAAATCTATCCTGTCGAAGAAAGCTTATTATACAGTTAATGActacataaacgataaaaatagttggtcctcatgttaaacactggacagcttcaaaagttatcattatgagttgatgtgatttatattattttatacgtgacatttttttattttatgtatactgactaattaccatcatcgttctgtttttacgatgagttgttccttaattttgtaaatggtctactagcgactgcgaatctattagtattaactgttttcttgtagtgtagctgcaagtcgtcatgctccctttgacggtattgcttgcggtagcgtcggtggtcgggttgcctccctccctcaaaaatgtgcgaggggggcgatggctgatcctcgcgttatgctcgtgaacgggtgctgcttgtggtaccaggtcgtcttgctgactacatatttgtacacccgtaatatacctaatgtatatgattttggtttgaacggtagtcctagttcaccgttttcattgtttatgttgttattttattttttcataaaaactctttgacatgtcggtgggtgcaccctaaactatatctatcttcactgaatggaggctttatattttttttatatttttcactctttttttaatagatttattttgtaactgcttgagtaataggtatgggtaaggtgtgtactagccaacatgattaactatttgaattgattttatatacaaatttatgtacacaatgttgtatagtgatatttaaatatttgtatacggttcttcaaaccatacagacagaattgtgttgctggggagtttgttccaccacttcttcttcccagcaaaaacacataggaagtggtgaagggcgggcgttttgggggctgtcttttgtattgacgttcgaaaagtgctgattttcagcctactttgaataaatgacttttgattttgattttgattttgatttttgtctcgctacatgcctacgcctcggcgctcccactgcggctccgcatcgctgccagtgcggtgaatctgtggaccgccttgggcaccatggtctttcctgtagcaaaagtgctggtcgcatggcacgacacgccagcataaatgacattatccgtcgtgctcttgtcaccgccggagtgccagccatcttagaacccagaggcttggcgcgcgacgatgacaagagaccagacgggatgtctaaaatgccttggaagatgggaaggtctttggtgtgggacgcaacctgcgtcgacacccttgcaccttcccaccttcccagtacggcgagctgtgtcggtgcagctgctgcagccgcggaaaacctcaagcggcacaaatatgtaaacctcaccggaaattgcatttttgagccgtttggggttgaaaccctgggaccatggggcccaagtgcccacagactctttcgagaaattagtaagcgattagtggagtccactcgtgaccaaagggctggcctatacttcggtcaaaggatatgcattgccatccagcgtggcaatgcagccagccttttgggcacgatcccagctgacagcgatgcggatgaatattttgatacttagtttccctataataagatcattttgtaaaactattgaataaaatataaattttaaacaatacaacaaatggtaaataaaaaatagtttgtcccagaactaccattcatcgccatgtcctaaacatatttgagaatattgctttttctaacggtttgcgtccctcccgctatgcgctaaatgttgcatattagtggacgtcaagtgttcgacgtggaatgacgtgtgtacgtgcctgcgttttcgcgccataaatgcaagtatgcaatttttttatcactggacattttttctttcatcgccgtggataggtcttACTTCTGTTAATTGgtcattcggtacaatgccatctatcttatgtttatttgtgacgtgttaattactgtgaattattaacagatttttagttttttgatgtttttgccttgatattcatTGCCGTGGTCTCATTgccgtggtttccgtggtcaaaatttgctatggaaatgaaaaaaaatacacagcaatgaaaaaactttc
This genomic window contains:
- the LOC124635075 gene encoding protein cueball-like codes for the protein MSTQKHKVLVTGKDIGGFTIDPIRAVLYWTDIAERSIFWISFKQGYKETYNKNLLIKMEDEIPRAIAVDICKGYVYWTKTNSTKPTIERVRFDGTEKEVLIDESINDSVSLAIDQQTLKMFWADNTRNKKYRIFSTELDGSKTELISGDSGTDFKPNALTVSRDLIYLIDEGTHAVWKH